Proteins from a single region of Salmo trutta unplaced genomic scaffold, fSalTru1.1, whole genome shotgun sequence:
- the LOC115186230 gene encoding leucine-rich repeat and fibronectin type-III domain-containing protein 2 — translation MPDPPPSHSIRRRHPSPHTHTHPQRREEHSILSSLHPSITPSNTLLKSCELLPLSQSLPGSLSSHLIRLSIPRLPSHLIRCACPTPSTSPAFPALHWLTLVTCCCLLPSLIGAGETWDVVAVCPFHCVCRNLSDSLSTLCADKGLLFVPPNVDRRTVELRLADNYITEVGGADFANMTGLVDLTLSRNTIHSIRPMTFSDLESLRSLHLDGNRLTTLGPRDLLGLVNLQHLIVNGNQLTRVSAEAFNDLLLTLEDLDLSYNNLRWVPWESIQNMASLHTLNLDHNLIDHIAEGCFGGLYKLARLDMTSNRLRTLPPDPLFARSQTGAISPTPYNSVISLNFGGNPLHCNCELLWLRRLVREDDMETCATPPHLAGRYFWSILEEEFTCEPPLITRHTHKLWVLEGQRATLKCRAIGDPEPIIHFVSPDDRIVANSSRTTSFRNGTLDLFVTVARDDGVYTCIAINAAGEATATVDLNIILLPNRNGNVNVPGNVTGSSDIATGKNGNSEEEEEEEEEEERMVGIQGVTSTSAQVRWDLGQSAGAYLVWMFQIQYNCTADETLVYRILPSTSNSFMLKNLVSGADYNLCVLAIFDDTVTSLAATKVLGCAQFSTKDL, via the exons ATGCCAGACCCCCCACCTTCCCATTCAATCCGAAGACGACACCCatcgccccacacacacacacacccacaaagaaGGGAAGAACATtccatcctctcatccctccatccctccatcactccttcAAACACACTTCTGAAATCCTGCGAACTACTACccctctcccagtcccttcctgGATCACTCTCCTCGCATCTCATTCGGTTGTCCATCCCTCGCCTTCCCTCCCATCTCATTCGCTGTGCCTGCCCCACCCCCAGCACATCCCCAGCCTTCCCGGCTCTCCATTGGCTGACGTTGGTCACATGCTGCTGCCTGCTGCCCTCTCTGATTGGTGCAGGGGAGACATGGGACGTGGTCGCAGTGTGTCCATTCCACTGCGTCTGTCGGAACCTTTCGGACTCTCTGAGCACGCTCTGTGCAGATAAAGGCCTCCTATTCGTTCCCCCGAATGTCGATCGACGAACCGTCGAGCTCCGATTGGCTGATAACTACATCACAGAAGTGGGCGGGGCTGACTTCGCCAACATGACCGGATTGGTCGATCTGACTCTATCCCGGAACACTATCCACTCCATCCGACCAATGACGTTCTCCGATCTGGAGAGCTTGCGGAGTTTGCATTTGGACGGTAACCGCTTGACGacgctgggaccgagagaccTGTTGGGATTGGTCAATCTACAGCACCTCATCGTCAACGGTAACCAGCTGACCAGGGTGTCGGCAGAAGCGTTTAATGATTTGCTGTTGACGTTGGAGGACTTGGACCTGTCTTACAACAACCTCAGATG GGTTCCATGGGAGTCGATCCAGAACATGGCCAGTCTCCACACTCTGAACCTGGATCATAACCTGATAGACCACATCGCAGAGGGATGCTTTGGAGGGCTGTATAAGTTGGCTCGCCTGGACATGACCTCTAACAGGCTGAGGACCCTGCCACCTGACCCCCTGTTTGCCAG GTCTCAGACGGGAGCCATCAGTCCCACTCCCTACAACAGCGTCATCAGTCTAAACTTCGGAGGAAACCCGCTACACTGTAATTGTGAGTTGTTATGGTTACGCAGGCTGGTCCGAGAGGATGACATGGAGACCTGCGCCACGCCCCCTCACCTGGCCGGCAG GTATTTCTGGTCCATCCTTGAGGAGGAGTTTACCTGTGAGCCGCCCCTCATCACCAGACACACCCACAAGCTCTGGGTCCTGGAAGGTCAAAGGGCAACCCTGAAATGCAGAGCCATCGGCGACCCCGAacccatcatccatttcgtatccCCCGATGATCGGATTGTGGCGAATTCCAGCCGGACGACATCGTTCCGGAATGGAACATTGGATCTCTTCGTTACGGTTGCTAGGGATGACGGAGTGTACACGTGCATAGCGATAAACGCGGCTGGGGAGGCTACAGCAACTGTGGATCTAAATATCATTCTCTTGCCGAATCGAAATGGGAATGTGAACGTTCCAGGGAATGTGACG GGTTCTTCGGACATCGCCACTGGAAAAAATGGGAATTCCGAA gaagaggaagaggaggaggaagaagaggagaggatggttGGGATACAGGGAGTCACTTCTACTTCAGCACAGGTGCGATGGGACCTGGGCCAATCGGCTGGAGCTTACCTGGTGTGGATGTTTCAGATACAGTACAACTGTACAGCCGATGAGACACTGGTGTACAG